The sequence below is a genomic window from Kwoniella dendrophila CBS 6074 chromosome 10, complete sequence.
AACTGTTGGGAGATTAGAGGTAAAACAATCGGTATCGTTGGATATGGTCACATTGGATCACAATTATCAGTTTTGGCCGAATCATTTGGTATGCAAGTCATCTATTACGACGTTATACCTATCATGCCTTTAGGTACCGCAAGACAAGTAGCatcattagaagaattattaggtaaagcaGATTTCGTCACATTACATGTACCTGAAATACCTGATACAATAAATATGATTGGTGAAGAACAATTTAGTCAAATGAAATCAGGATCATTCTTTATAAATAATGCTAGAGGTAAAGTAGTagatttatcagctttagcaaCAGCATTAGAATCTAAACATTTAGCTGGTGCAGCAGTAGATGTTTATCCAAAAGAACCTGGATCAAATGGACCTGGATTCAATGAAACTTTAGGTGATTTCATTCCAAGATTAAGAAATGtttcaaatttaattttaacACCACATATTGGTGGATCAACTGAAGAAGCACAAAGAGCAATTGGATCAGAAGTTTCAAATGCTTTGTATAGATATTTAACCTATGGTACTTCTTTGGGATCAGTCAATTTCCCTGAAGTTGATTTGagatcaataacaacaaatgaCGAAAGACATATTAGAGTTTGTCATGTACATAGAAACGAACCTGGTGTTTTgaaacaaatcaacaatatcttATCAGATCATAATATTGAAAAACAATTCACAGATTCAAAAGGTGATATCGCTTATTTGATGGCTGATATTTCAGGTGTAggtcaagaagaagttgaaggtatttATTCTGCTATTAAAAGTACAAGGCAAAATATTTTGACCAGATTATTATGTAAGTGGAGCGGAATTAATCTTCCTTTACCTCTTTACCTATACGTATTATGAATTTTGGGATATATGGGAGCAAAAATTGTTTACTGATGCGTTTCCTTTTTTTACTTTGTGATCTGACAGATTAAGCATGTTTATACCAAAAAAAGTGAAGAGGAATCACGTTGgataaaagggaaagataGGACTACTTGTACGGATGTGTGTAGGATGAAGCActtttcaacaaaattaCCTGTCTCTTGAAATCACTAAAAAATAATAAAACAAAAGCTCAAAACAGATCAAAACTGAAAAATAcacaatatatacatattcatcattgcTTTTCTCATCAACAGTATAATATTCAGTTCATCCTGATGCATTTTTACGAAACAAACTTCTAGAGATCAATACGATATTTAAACGATTTGCAAAGGACAATCGAGTTAGGCAAGAACTGTTGCAGCTTGCAATTCCTTGATATAACTGCTTAAGCaagagatgaagattatTTTGTGCATCATGTAGTAGTGCTAGTGTGTTTAATTAAGCACTCTCTGTTTCACGTGATACAAGCATGAGAATTGACCTCCACCACGCGACAATATGTTCCTGATTATATGTATACTGTGTAGTCACTAGGTAAAGGCTGGTTGACGCGATTGTTGAACGAGAACATTATGAACATTATCTTTGGTTCTTTTCTGACTGTCTTTCCTTGATCGTTACATCTTTCTTGGGActtgctttacctttttgtaTCGACCTCGTCAATCTAGCAAAGCCAACAAGCTCAGTCAAAATGGTGAGTGATATACTCATCAGCTTTTAGTTCATGGTATATTCTGGCTAGTGAGCTGACAGGCGATCGGTAGCCGCCCATGTATGGATCAGAGTCTACCTCGACCCCTCGTCCACAGTTTGAGATGGGTAAGTCAGCTCAATTGTTATGGTGAATGTTTGCCGATGAGCTGATGCGGGATTGAATAAATAGATAAGGAGGCAGAGGATAGGTTCTGTAGATTTATTGAAAGGATGCCACCTGTAAGTATTTGCAGCTACAATACATGGGTCAATCACTTACTTGGTTCTATATCTCCAGAAAATGGATGGAATGATCAGACTGTTTGATCGAGGAGTAAGTGTCTTTCGGTCGTTATTGATTCGCTAGcctatctcttcttctatctttgTCATTGGAACACTTACAATTGGAACTACGCTACCAGGACTACTTTTCAGCTCACGGACCAGACGCAATATACATCGCTAATGAAGTATTCAAAACTACGAATGTTCTCAAATACTTAGGAAGTGGGAAACCTAGTGGATCAAGTAATACGGGACCTTCTAGGGGATTAGCATCAGTAACAATGAGAACCAGTTTAACTAAACAATTCTTAAGGGATGCATTAACAGTAAAACAGATGAGAATTGAAATTTATGTACCTGAAGAGAAAATACCTGGAAGAAAAGATAATACGAAATGGATCTTATCAAAAATTGCAAGCCCAGGTAATTTAATacaattagaagatttattatTTAATGATCAAAGTTTGTTATCAAATTCTGTTATAACTTCATTgaaaattcaacaaatcaaagatcAGCAGATATTGGT
It includes:
- a CDS encoding phosphoglycerate dehydrogenase, producing the protein MSQPIAAPGRRSSVSASDPINHIPIPSNPRGIPVGSYGAQSPPTATGLSRSPDASTHIRAASGSVGSVFSGMARQLTAFLPKTYPLEEEPEKRQGSTKVLLLENINLDAAEFLKQQGFEVEHVTKAWSEEELIAKLPNYHAVGIRSKTKITQKVIDANPQLLVIGCFCIGTNQVDLEHAAKRGIAVFNSPYANSRSVAELVISEIIALSRQIVDRSQEMKAGIWNKVSKNCWEIRGKTIGIVGYGHIGSQLSVLAESFGMQVIYYDVIPIMPLGTARQVASLEELLGKADFVTLHVPEIPDTINMIGEEQFSQMKSGSFFINNARGKVVDLSALATALESKHLAGAAVDVYPKEPGSNGPGFNETLGDFIPRLRNVSNLILTPHIGGSTEEAQRAIGSEVSNALYRYLTYGTSLGSVNFPEVDLRSITTNDERHIRVCHVHRNEPGVLKQINNILSDHNIEKQFTDSKGDIAYLMADISGVGQEEVEGIYSAIKSTRQNILTRLLCKWSGINLPLPLYLYVL